A window from Zingiber officinale cultivar Zhangliang chromosome 7A, Zo_v1.1, whole genome shotgun sequence encodes these proteins:
- the LOC122000487 gene encoding poly(U)-specific endoribonuclease-B-like isoform X2, with protein sequence MEGEVNDSSKERSNSTWAEVVSSGREENRGRVAEGDSNYCQNRWDLTKERSELREDGGWEAAGKKKPHQQSSKRPHKVVMEAWGAYKQPPNEQEYIDETSDNIGLQPSREELDDLSQACNRLWELDLDRLVPGKDYMIDCGRGKKAYQKEDVASDRCKEVVTSEEKHEQTAFIEEISRTAPIKYLYHYLVAKDMISYDYENFKRMMLDLWFNLYDRGGSSSCSSAFEHVFVGEIKGRGDYEVSGFHNWIQFYLQEWKGKVDYQGYIFPRKHGKSPDSETHLLTIQFKWNGILKSVSTSLVGVSPEFEIALYTLCFFAGGVDNHVVLGPYSVNIKCYRLGKDTIGSVFPVAKD encoded by the exons ATGGAAGGAGAAGTGAACGATTCGAGCAAGGAGCGCTCTAATTCCACTTGGGCTGAG GTGGTTTCTTCCGGACGCGAGGAGAACCGCGGGCGGGTGGCGGAGGGAGATTCCAATTATTGTCAAAACCGATGGGATTTGACAAAG GAAAGAAGTGAGTTAAGAGAAGATGGAGGATGGGAGGCTGCTGGCAAGAAGAAACCACATCAGCAGTCAAGCAAAAGGCCACATAAG GTAGTAATGGAGGCATGGGGTGCATATAAGCAGCCCCCTAATGAACAAGAATACATTGACGAAACTTCGGATAATATAGGTTTACAGCCAAGTAGAGAGGAGCTTGATGATTTGTCACAAGCTTGCAATAGGTTATGGGAACTtgatctggatcgattggtaccTGGAAAGGACTACATGATTGATTGTGGCCGAGGGAAGAAGGCTTATCAAAAAGAAGATGTAGCATCAGATA GGTGCAAAGAAGTTGTAACTTCAGAGGAGAAGCATGAGCAGACTGCATTTATTGAGGAAATAAGCAGGACGGCACCAATTAAGTATCTTTACCATTACTTAGTGGCCAAGGACATGATCTCATATGATTATGAAAACTTCAAGAGAATGATGTTGGATTTATGGTTTAATCTATATGATCGAGGTGGCAGCTCAAGTTGCTCTTCTGCTTTTGAGCATGTTTTTGTAGGAGAGATCAAAGGGAGAGGAGACTATGAAGTCTCTGGTTTTCATAACTGGATTCAG TTCTATCTACAAGAATGGAAAGGCAAAGTAGACTACCAAGGTTACATTTTCCCGAGGAAGCATGGAAAAAGT CCAGACTCCGAGACTCACCTGCTAACTATCCAATTCAAATGGAACGGCATCTTGAAGTCCGTCTCCACTTCTCTAGTTGGAGTGAGCCCGGAATTTGAAATTGCACTCTACACTCTGTGTTTTTTCGCCGGCGGAGTCGATAACCATGTTGTTCTAGGCCCATACTCTGTCAACATAAAGTGCTACAGGCTGGGAAAGGATACAATTGGTTCTGTTTTCCCTGTTGCCAAAGATTAG
- the LOC122000487 gene encoding poly(U)-specific endoribonuclease-B-like isoform X1, whose protein sequence is MEGEVNDSSKERSNSTWAEVVSSGREENRGRVAEGDSNYCQNRWDLTKERSELREDGGWEAAGKKKPHQQSSKRPHKVVMEAWGAYKQPPNEQEYIDETSDNIGLQPSREELDDLSQACNRLWELDLDRLVPGKDYMIDCGRGKKAYQKEDVASDSLFSWLSNDVFMRPIYSRFCSLLDNYNPYVGCKEVVTSEEKHEQTAFIEEISRTAPIKYLYHYLVAKDMISYDYENFKRMMLDLWFNLYDRGGSSSCSSAFEHVFVGEIKGRGDYEVSGFHNWIQFYLQEWKGKVDYQGYIFPRKHGKSPDSETHLLTIQFKWNGILKSVSTSLVGVSPEFEIALYTLCFFAGGVDNHVVLGPYSVNIKCYRLGKDTIGSVFPVAKD, encoded by the exons ATGGAAGGAGAAGTGAACGATTCGAGCAAGGAGCGCTCTAATTCCACTTGGGCTGAG GTGGTTTCTTCCGGACGCGAGGAGAACCGCGGGCGGGTGGCGGAGGGAGATTCCAATTATTGTCAAAACCGATGGGATTTGACAAAG GAAAGAAGTGAGTTAAGAGAAGATGGAGGATGGGAGGCTGCTGGCAAGAAGAAACCACATCAGCAGTCAAGCAAAAGGCCACATAAG GTAGTAATGGAGGCATGGGGTGCATATAAGCAGCCCCCTAATGAACAAGAATACATTGACGAAACTTCGGATAATATAGGTTTACAGCCAAGTAGAGAGGAGCTTGATGATTTGTCACAAGCTTGCAATAGGTTATGGGAACTtgatctggatcgattggtaccTGGAAAGGACTACATGATTGATTGTGGCCGAGGGAAGAAGGCTTATCAAAAAGAAGATGTAGCATCAGATAGTTTGTTTTCCTGGCTGAGCAATGATGTATTTATGCGTCCAATCTATTCCCGTTTTTGTTCCCTTCTTGACAATTACAACCCATATGTAGGGTGCAAAGAAGTTGTAACTTCAGAGGAGAAGCATGAGCAGACTGCATTTATTGAGGAAATAAGCAGGACGGCACCAATTAAGTATCTTTACCATTACTTAGTGGCCAAGGACATGATCTCATATGATTATGAAAACTTCAAGAGAATGATGTTGGATTTATGGTTTAATCTATATGATCGAGGTGGCAGCTCAAGTTGCTCTTCTGCTTTTGAGCATGTTTTTGTAGGAGAGATCAAAGGGAGAGGAGACTATGAAGTCTCTGGTTTTCATAACTGGATTCAG TTCTATCTACAAGAATGGAAAGGCAAAGTAGACTACCAAGGTTACATTTTCCCGAGGAAGCATGGAAAAAGT CCAGACTCCGAGACTCACCTGCTAACTATCCAATTCAAATGGAACGGCATCTTGAAGTCCGTCTCCACTTCTCTAGTTGGAGTGAGCCCGGAATTTGAAATTGCACTCTACACTCTGTGTTTTTTCGCCGGCGGAGTCGATAACCATGTTGTTCTAGGCCCATACTCTGTCAACATAAAGTGCTACAGGCTGGGAAAGGATACAATTGGTTCTGTTTTCCCTGTTGCCAAAGATTAG